In Curtobacterium sp. L6-1, a genomic segment contains:
- a CDS encoding NmrA family NAD(P)-binding protein, whose protein sequence is MITITEATGALNGATADHLLERLPASELTVVTRDPARAARFAERGVTVRQGDYDDPDGLRTAFAGADQLLLVSSNDPAGDTVRQHRNAVDAAVAAGVGRVLYTSHQGAAAGSPFLPAQHHAATEEALAASGLAWTSLRNGFYAHSITWLTGPWQTTGVVSVPADGPVSWTARSDAAEAAARILLAAEPLDGPVTLTAGAAPTFADLADIAAEVSGRPVRYEVLDEDEWVARAVAGGQDERMVRFLLGMYQAAAQGSFAGTDPLLRELLGREPVSARDVLAGVVDGAGP, encoded by the coding sequence ATGATCACCATCACCGAAGCGACCGGAGCGCTCAACGGAGCCACCGCCGACCACCTGCTCGAACGGCTGCCGGCGTCGGAACTGACCGTCGTCACCCGCGACCCGGCCAGGGCGGCACGGTTCGCCGAGCGCGGCGTCACCGTCCGCCAGGGCGACTACGACGACCCCGACGGGCTGCGGACCGCCTTCGCGGGCGCCGACCAGCTCCTGCTCGTCTCGTCGAACGACCCGGCCGGCGACACCGTCCGGCAGCACCGCAACGCGGTCGACGCGGCGGTCGCGGCCGGCGTCGGACGCGTGCTCTACACGAGCCACCAGGGTGCCGCCGCCGGGTCGCCGTTCCTGCCGGCGCAGCACCACGCCGCGACCGAGGAGGCGCTCGCCGCGTCCGGACTTGCCTGGACGTCGCTGCGGAACGGCTTCTACGCGCACAGCATCACGTGGCTGACGGGCCCCTGGCAGACCACCGGTGTCGTCTCGGTGCCGGCGGACGGCCCGGTCTCGTGGACGGCGCGGTCCGACGCGGCCGAGGCGGCGGCGCGGATCCTCCTCGCGGCGGAGCCCCTCGACGGCCCGGTCACGCTCACGGCCGGTGCGGCACCCACGTTCGCGGACCTCGCCGACATCGCCGCCGAGGTGTCCGGGCGGCCGGTCCGGTACGAGGTCCTGGACGAGGACGAGTGGGTCGCGCGGGCCGTCGCCGGCGGGCAGGACGAGCGCATGGTCCGCTTCCTGCTCGGCATGTACCAGGCGGCTGCGCAGGGCTCGTTCGCGGGGACGGACCCGCTGCTGCGCGAGCTGCTGGGGCGGGAGCCGGTCAGCGCGCGGGACGTGCTCGCCGGGGTGGTGGACGGCGCCGGGCCCTGA
- a CDS encoding glycoside hydrolase family 31 protein, producing MTTPNPGPLPTIRPFPGSDPVADPDAVVVGDRWRITVLQDGLFRIEWSEDGGFEDRASTFAIRRRLDVPEYTVVRRGAGVEVTTDRATLRYDGGPFSSAGLVVETSGPDANRWRYGQEPRDLGGTGRTLDDVDGRMPLESGVLARDGIVALDDSESFLFEDDGWVGSRVPGRRDVSVFAYGRDYAAALRAFHAVSGPPTLMPRWALGNWWSRYHPYSDESYLALLDRFDEERLPFSVAVIDMDWHRVDSVPSRFGNGWTGYSWEPSLFPDPRAFLAELHRRGMRTTLNLHPADGVRAFEDAYPAMAAATGVDPDTEQAIAFDPTDPDFLRAYFAVLHRPLEEQGVDFWWIDWQQGRTTSIPGVDPLWMLNHFHLLDSARDGGPGMTFSRYAGPGSHRYAVGFSGDAVVSWASLAFQPEFTATAANIGYPWWSHDIGGHTRGVRDDELATRWVQFGVFSPVMRLHSANNPFIRKEPWVFPAEPRAAMGDALRFRHRLVPYLHTMNHLAAAGTPLVRPLYHLEPHRDEAYRVPNEYAFGTELLVAPIVEPRDPVTLRGRARAWLPAGTWTDVFTGTTYAGDRFVDLHRTLDTIPVLLRAGGILPLAAPEEVDATVNPAALEVLVAPGASGSFTLVEDREGQAVGADDGADTPAADAVPADTESGAGVCRTALTWDRGTASFRIDPAEGDVDSVPVRRRWRVTFLGAPAAGQETSAVAADRFSVDLDVATDEGAVLTLAGAPTVGVDARDDARRLLEAAQAGNPEKLTAWEVVDRDVPRADRIVELETVGLPDSLRGALVELLGSVHPDAG from the coding sequence GTGACCACACCGAACCCCGGCCCCCTGCCCACCATCCGCCCCTTCCCCGGCTCCGACCCCGTGGCGGACCCGGACGCCGTCGTCGTCGGCGACCGCTGGCGCATCACCGTCCTGCAGGACGGCCTGTTCCGGATCGAGTGGAGCGAGGACGGCGGGTTCGAGGACCGCGCCTCCACCTTCGCGATCCGCCGCCGCCTCGACGTGCCGGAGTACACGGTCGTCCGGCGCGGAGCCGGCGTCGAGGTGACGACCGACCGCGCGACCCTGCGGTACGACGGTGGTCCGTTCTCGTCCGCCGGACTCGTCGTCGAGACCTCCGGGCCGGACGCGAACCGGTGGCGGTACGGCCAGGAGCCGCGCGACCTCGGAGGGACCGGCCGCACGCTCGACGACGTCGACGGACGGATGCCGCTCGAGTCCGGGGTGCTCGCCCGCGACGGCATCGTCGCGCTCGACGACAGCGAGTCGTTCCTGTTCGAGGACGACGGGTGGGTCGGCAGCCGGGTCCCGGGTCGACGCGACGTCAGCGTCTTCGCGTACGGTCGCGACTACGCGGCCGCGCTCCGGGCGTTCCACGCGGTGTCCGGACCGCCGACGCTGATGCCCCGGTGGGCGCTCGGGAACTGGTGGAGCCGGTACCACCCGTACTCCGACGAGTCGTACCTTGCGCTGCTCGACCGGTTCGACGAGGAGCGCCTGCCGTTCTCCGTCGCGGTGATCGACATGGACTGGCACCGGGTGGACTCCGTCCCGTCCCGCTTCGGCAACGGCTGGACCGGGTACTCGTGGGAGCCGTCGCTGTTCCCGGACCCGCGGGCCTTCCTCGCCGAGCTGCACCGCCGCGGGATGCGGACGACGCTCAACCTGCACCCCGCCGACGGTGTCCGGGCGTTCGAGGACGCCTACCCCGCGATGGCGGCCGCGACGGGGGTCGACCCCGACACCGAGCAGGCGATCGCGTTCGACCCGACCGACCCGGACTTCCTCCGCGCCTACTTCGCGGTCCTGCACCGTCCGCTCGAGGAGCAGGGCGTGGACTTCTGGTGGATCGACTGGCAGCAGGGCCGGACCACGAGCATCCCCGGCGTCGACCCGCTCTGGATGCTCAACCACTTCCACCTGCTCGACTCGGCACGCGACGGCGGCCCCGGCATGACGTTCTCGCGCTACGCCGGCCCGGGCAGCCACCGGTACGCCGTCGGGTTCTCGGGCGACGCGGTCGTCTCGTGGGCGTCGCTGGCGTTCCAGCCCGAGTTCACCGCGACCGCCGCGAACATCGGGTACCCGTGGTGGAGCCACGACATCGGCGGCCACACCCGCGGTGTCCGCGACGACGAACTCGCCACGCGCTGGGTGCAGTTCGGGGTCTTCTCGCCCGTCATGCGGCTGCACTCGGCGAACAACCCCTTCATCCGCAAGGAGCCGTGGGTCTTCCCCGCCGAGCCCCGTGCCGCGATGGGTGACGCGCTGCGCTTCCGCCACCGCCTCGTGCCCTACCTGCACACGATGAACCACCTCGCCGCCGCCGGTACCCCGCTCGTCCGCCCGCTCTACCACCTCGAACCACACCGCGACGAGGCGTACCGGGTGCCGAACGAGTACGCCTTCGGGACCGAGCTGCTCGTCGCCCCGATCGTCGAGCCCCGCGACCCGGTCACCCTGCGCGGACGTGCCCGGGCCTGGCTGCCGGCGGGCACTTGGACGGACGTGTTCACCGGCACGACCTACGCGGGGGACCGGTTCGTGGACCTGCACCGCACGCTCGACACGATCCCGGTCCTGCTCCGCGCCGGCGGGATCCTGCCCCTCGCCGCACCGGAGGAGGTCGACGCCACGGTGAACCCGGCCGCGCTCGAGGTGCTCGTCGCGCCGGGTGCCTCCGGCTCGTTCACGCTCGTCGAGGACCGCGAGGGGCAGGCGGTCGGCGCGGACGACGGGGCCGACACCCCGGCCGCCGACGCAGTGCCCGCGGACACCGAGTCCGGTGCCGGGGTCTGCCGGACGGCGCTGACCTGGGACCGGGGCACCGCCTCCTTCCGGATCGACCCCGCCGAGGGCGACGTCGACAGCGTGCCGGTGCGCCGACGGTGGCGTGTCACGTTCCTCGGCGCCCCGGCAGCGGGCCAGGAGACCTCGGCCGTCGCCGCCGACCGGTTCTCGGTCGACCTGGACGTCGCGACCGACGAGGGCGCCGTGCTCACCCTGGCCGGTGCGCCGACCGTCGGGGTCGACGCCCGGGACGACGCGCGACGGCTGCTCGAGGCCGCCCAGGCCGGCAACCCGGAGAAACTGACGGCGTGGGAGGTCGTCGACCGCGACGTCCCGCGGGCCGACCGGATCGTCGAGCTCGAGACGGTCGGGCTGCCGGACTCGCTGCGGGGCGCCCTGGTCGAACTGCTCGGGAGCGTGCACCCGGACGCGGGCTGA
- a CDS encoding carbohydrate ABC transporter permease, producing the protein MSAIDTRSPATAAARTTSDHPRRRRLDRVNWPLTIILAIASLSVLVPLYVTVAMAFKTSAQSVDGNALSLPTPFNPASFAEAWALTRFPVSFSVSLGVAALTVVATLLLSSFASYAIVRNWHRRFFRWSFVYLLAAMFLPFPVVALPQIKLTAMISLDNPIGVAILHAMFQLSFSVLLYSAFLRSIPVELEESARIDGASTWQVFWRIILPLLGPMNATVGIFAFLASWNDFMMPSLITADPGLQTLPVVQNIFQSKFGTNYNVAFASYLMAMAPTIVVYLFAQRWVISGVTQGAVKS; encoded by the coding sequence ATGAGCGCCATCGACACCCGGTCCCCGGCCACCGCCGCGGCCCGCACCACATCCGACCACCCGCGCCGCCGTCGTCTCGACCGGGTCAACTGGCCGCTGACGATCATCCTGGCGATCGCGTCGCTGAGCGTCCTCGTCCCGCTCTACGTCACCGTCGCGATGGCGTTCAAGACGAGTGCGCAGTCCGTCGACGGCAACGCCCTGTCGCTGCCGACGCCGTTCAACCCCGCGAGCTTCGCCGAGGCATGGGCACTCACCCGCTTCCCGGTGTCGTTCTCGGTGTCGCTCGGCGTCGCGGCGCTCACGGTCGTGGCCACCCTGCTGCTCAGCTCGTTCGCCTCGTACGCGATCGTGCGGAACTGGCACCGCCGGTTCTTCCGCTGGTCGTTCGTCTACCTGCTCGCGGCGATGTTCCTGCCGTTCCCGGTCGTGGCCCTGCCGCAGATCAAGCTCACCGCGATGATCTCGCTCGACAACCCGATCGGCGTCGCGATCCTGCACGCCATGTTCCAACTGTCCTTCAGCGTGCTGCTCTACTCGGCGTTCCTGCGGTCCATCCCGGTCGAACTCGAGGAGAGCGCGCGGATCGACGGGGCCTCGACGTGGCAGGTGTTCTGGCGGATCATCCTGCCGTTGCTCGGACCGATGAACGCCACCGTGGGGATCTTCGCGTTCCTGGCGTCCTGGAACGACTTCATGATGCCGTCGCTCATCACCGCCGACCCCGGTCTGCAGACGCTGCCCGTCGTGCAGAACATCTTCCAGAGCAAGTTCGGCACGAACTACAACGTCGCCTTCGCCTCGTACCTGATGGCGATGGCACCGACGATCGTCGTGTACCTGTTCGCGCAGCGCTGGGTGATCAGCGGTGTGACGCAGGGCGCCGTCAAGAGCTGA
- a CDS encoding carbohydrate ABC transporter permease, with the protein MSMQTPLTRETDPTRPGPTTQATRVQRRVGSLHRTEGMYYLFLVPALVLFTAFVVAPACVGIFYSFTDYLGFGQWHFLGIENYRALVSDPSIIGSYGFTLGFAVVTVIVTQVIALALAIGLAKRVRFAAGLRSVFVIPMVVSGIIVAYVFNYLFSNTLPALATSVGFAPLEQSILGDPNLAWLAIVIVSAWQTIPGALLIYTAGLTSIPADVYEASSLDGAGSWKQLRAITLPLLGGFIVINTVLGVKGYLGAYDVIVGLTNGGPGSATSSVAMTIFGGFTGGDYAYQMANATVFFIITVLISVLQLAVTRGRNLRLA; encoded by the coding sequence ATGAGCATGCAGACCCCCCTGACCCGCGAGACCGACCCCACCCGGCCCGGCCCGACCACCCAGGCCACGCGCGTCCAGCGCCGCGTCGGCTCGCTGCACCGCACCGAGGGCATGTACTACCTGTTCCTCGTCCCCGCCCTCGTGCTGTTCACGGCGTTCGTCGTCGCCCCGGCGTGCGTCGGCATCTTCTACAGCTTCACCGACTACCTCGGCTTCGGGCAGTGGCACTTCCTCGGCATCGAGAACTACCGGGCGCTCGTCTCCGACCCGTCGATCATCGGCTCGTACGGCTTCACGCTCGGCTTCGCGGTGGTGACGGTGATCGTCACGCAGGTCATCGCACTCGCCCTCGCGATCGGCCTGGCGAAGCGGGTCCGGTTCGCCGCCGGGCTCAGGTCGGTCTTCGTCATCCCGATGGTGGTGTCCGGCATCATCGTCGCCTACGTGTTCAACTACCTCTTCTCGAACACGCTGCCCGCCCTGGCCACCTCGGTCGGCTTCGCGCCGCTCGAGCAGAGCATCCTCGGCGACCCGAACCTGGCCTGGCTCGCCATCGTCATCGTCTCCGCCTGGCAGACCATCCCCGGCGCGCTCCTCATCTACACCGCCGGGCTCACCTCGATCCCCGCCGACGTCTACGAGGCCAGCTCCCTCGACGGCGCCGGGTCGTGGAAGCAGCTGCGCGCGATCACCCTGCCGCTCCTCGGCGGGTTCATCGTCATCAACACCGTGCTCGGCGTGAAGGGCTACCTCGGCGCCTACGACGTCATCGTCGGCCTGACGAACGGCGGTCCCGGATCGGCGACGAGCAGCGTCGCGATGACGATCTTCGGCGGCTTCACCGGCGGTGACTACGCCTACCAGATGGCCAACGCGACCGTCTTCTTCATCATCACCGTCCTCATCTCGGTCCTGCAGCTCGCAGTGACGCGCGGAAGGAACCTCCGACTCGCATGA
- a CDS encoding ABC transporter substrate-binding protein: MSSTTARSALSRRGFLAGAVGGLTLGTMALAGCSAPSAGRSATGGTTLRFYEQKQEVIAYFDDLLRRFERENRGMRVVHDSSNAIAPQFVRGEPADVGCFNDNLELARYIERGVLRDLGDLPAAGRIRKSIDGLTNQYAKYEDRTSVLPFSLAAAGVIYNKRIFAEQDLPVPTTWDEFVDVCTALQQADITPVYATDRDTWTLWQGLFDYSVGSLVDTGTFFRRMKELGTDVGPDSAVSFQKDFAVPMERAKTISSFFNPDHATRSYADGNLAFGQGEAAMYLQGPWALGQIALIDEDLPVGTFALPVSNDPQDRKARVNIDLGLWIPTTTPHLEQAQELVEFLMQPEVIDAYNRDNLAFSTTEDAPPQTDERLEGLQRYVDDGAFYQGAGTFIPTSIPLGNYLQSAIRSGDFDSMLQRLDADWRRLAGRSATV; this comes from the coding sequence ATGAGCAGCACAACGGCACGGTCGGCGCTCAGCCGCCGTGGGTTCCTCGCGGGCGCGGTCGGCGGCCTCACCCTCGGCACCATGGCACTCGCCGGGTGCTCCGCCCCCTCCGCCGGACGGTCGGCGACCGGTGGCACGACCCTGCGCTTCTACGAGCAGAAGCAGGAGGTCATCGCCTACTTCGACGACCTGCTGCGTCGCTTCGAACGCGAGAACCGCGGCATGCGAGTCGTCCACGACAGCTCGAACGCGATCGCCCCGCAGTTCGTGCGCGGTGAGCCGGCGGACGTCGGGTGCTTCAACGACAACCTCGAACTCGCGCGGTACATCGAGCGCGGCGTGCTCCGCGACCTCGGCGACCTCCCCGCCGCCGGCCGCATCCGGAAGAGCATCGACGGCCTGACGAACCAGTACGCGAAGTACGAGGACCGCACCAGCGTGCTGCCGTTCTCCCTCGCCGCGGCCGGGGTGATCTACAACAAGCGGATCTTCGCCGAACAGGACCTGCCGGTCCCGACGACCTGGGACGAGTTCGTCGACGTCTGCACCGCGCTGCAGCAGGCCGACATCACGCCCGTCTACGCCACCGACCGCGACACGTGGACCCTCTGGCAGGGCCTGTTCGACTACTCCGTCGGCAGCCTGGTCGACACCGGCACGTTCTTCCGCCGCATGAAGGAGCTGGGCACGGACGTCGGCCCCGACTCCGCGGTCTCCTTCCAGAAGGACTTCGCCGTGCCGATGGAACGGGCGAAGACCATCTCGTCGTTCTTCAACCCCGACCACGCCACCCGCTCCTACGCCGACGGCAACCTCGCCTTCGGGCAGGGCGAGGCCGCGATGTACCTGCAGGGACCATGGGCGCTTGGGCAGATCGCCCTCATCGACGAGGACCTGCCGGTCGGCACCTTCGCGCTCCCGGTGTCGAACGACCCGCAGGACCGGAAGGCCCGCGTGAACATCGACCTGGGCCTCTGGATCCCGACGACCACGCCGCACCTCGAGCAGGCGCAGGAGCTCGTCGAGTTCCTCATGCAGCCCGAGGTCATCGACGCCTACAACCGGGACAACCTGGCGTTCTCGACCACCGAGGACGCTCCCCCGCAGACCGACGAGCGCCTCGAGGGCCTCCAGCGGTACGTCGACGACGGCGCCTTCTACCAGGGCGCCGGCACCTTCATCCCCACCTCCATCCCGCTCGGCAACTACCTGCAGTCGGCCATCCGCAGCGGTGACTTCGACTCGATGCTGCAGCGGCTCGACGCCGACTGGCGGCGCCTCGCCGGCCGCTCGGCGACCGTCTGA
- a CDS encoding fructosamine kinase family protein: protein MSETFVKTFAAPDEAAAEAAGLEWLAEAEDGGGTRVARVVRRPRPTVLELEFVSDGAPTKQQAERFGRSLAHTHAAGASHWGAPSPGFPANGPLRMGRSRTPFVPASEAPSTWGAFFAEYRIRDFVQRIVDAGGFDGAEAAVFERVCDRLEDGTLGSPQAALVGDGPARLHGDLWAGNVLWPRDTSEPTGAVLIDANPHGGHAETDLALLALFGLPRLETVLAAYDAESRLAAGWQERVELHQLAPLLLHVLLFGGSYTDAALRAARRYS from the coding sequence ATGTCGGAGACGTTCGTGAAGACCTTCGCCGCCCCGGACGAGGCAGCCGCCGAGGCAGCCGGACTGGAGTGGCTCGCCGAGGCCGAGGACGGCGGTGGGACCCGCGTCGCCCGCGTGGTCCGGCGCCCGCGGCCGACGGTGCTCGAGCTGGAGTTCGTCTCCGACGGGGCACCGACGAAGCAGCAGGCGGAGCGCTTCGGCCGGTCGCTCGCCCACACGCACGCGGCGGGGGCGTCGCACTGGGGAGCGCCCTCGCCGGGCTTCCCCGCGAACGGACCGCTGCGGATGGGTCGCTCCCGCACACCGTTCGTCCCGGCGTCCGAGGCGCCGTCGACCTGGGGTGCGTTCTTCGCCGAGTACCGGATCCGGGACTTCGTGCAGCGCATCGTCGATGCCGGCGGGTTCGACGGCGCCGAGGCCGCGGTGTTCGAGCGCGTCTGCGACCGCCTGGAGGACGGCACGCTCGGCTCCCCGCAGGCGGCGCTGGTCGGGGACGGACCCGCCCGACTGCACGGCGACCTGTGGGCCGGGAACGTGCTCTGGCCGCGGGACACCTCCGAGCCGACCGGCGCCGTGCTCATCGACGCGAACCCGCACGGCGGACACGCCGAGACGGACCTGGCGCTGCTCGCCCTGTTCGGGCTGCCGCGGCTCGAGACGGTGCTGGCGGCCTACGACGCCGAGTCCCGGCTGGCCGCCGGGTGGCAGGAGCGCGTCGAGCTGCACCAGCTCGCGCCGCTGCTGCTGCACGTCCTCCTGTTCGGCGGGTCGTACACGGACGCCGCGCTGCGGGCGGCCCGCCGATACTCCTGA
- a CDS encoding LysR family transcriptional regulator: protein MGVSVPQLRAFVATVDAGSFTSAATALGVGQSAVSHAVAGFEREVGGPVVRRGTAAVPTPLGDRLLAHARSVLASVDALEAVVRPATARGTVRLAAVPTVCQGLLPRLRELWAVTLPDVDVQVYEGDDDEMPEWLEAGTVDAAVLVDPTVVPDGGVVVATDEMAAVVRRDHPLAGTDALTLDDLHEDGLVAGGGGCEYQIQRMHEIAGQPFRYAHRVREMSTMFGMIQRGEGVSIVPTLGRVMLPDDLVMVPTVPHLQRTLVLSGPSTRAWHPLATALVDAL, encoded by the coding sequence ATGGGCGTCTCGGTCCCCCAGCTGCGCGCCTTCGTCGCGACCGTCGACGCCGGCTCGTTCACGAGCGCGGCCACCGCGCTCGGCGTCGGCCAGTCCGCGGTGTCGCACGCCGTGGCCGGGTTCGAGCGCGAGGTCGGCGGCCCCGTCGTCCGGCGTGGCACCGCCGCCGTCCCGACGCCCCTCGGCGACCGGCTGCTGGCACACGCCCGCAGCGTGCTCGCCTCCGTCGACGCCCTGGAGGCCGTGGTCCGGCCCGCGACGGCGCGCGGCACCGTGCGCCTCGCCGCTGTCCCGACCGTGTGCCAGGGACTGCTCCCGCGCCTGCGCGAGCTGTGGGCGGTGACGCTGCCGGACGTCGACGTGCAGGTGTACGAAGGCGACGACGACGAGATGCCGGAGTGGCTCGAGGCGGGCACGGTCGACGCCGCGGTCCTGGTCGACCCGACGGTCGTACCGGACGGCGGGGTCGTGGTCGCGACCGACGAGATGGCCGCCGTGGTCCGACGCGACCACCCCCTCGCGGGCACCGACGCCCTGACCCTCGACGACCTGCACGAGGACGGCCTGGTGGCGGGTGGCGGCGGGTGCGAGTACCAGATCCAGCGCATGCACGAGATCGCCGGGCAGCCCTTCCGCTACGCCCACCGGGTCCGCGAGATGAGCACGATGTTCGGCATGATCCAGCGCGGCGAGGGGGTCTCGATCGTGCCGACCCTCGGCCGGGTGATGCTGCCGGACGACCTGGTCATGGTGCCGACGGTCCCCCACCTCCAGCGGACGCTCGTGCTGAGCGGGCCGTCGACGCGCGCGTGGCATCCGCTCGCGACGGCCCTCGTCGACGCGCTCTGA
- a CDS encoding DMT family transporter: protein MNALLYVLVALTWGSSFFFAKIGLDGLAPQQVATVRTVLGAVTLVVVLLVTRRRWPREPRVWGHLLVVAVFLNAVPSSLMAWAEQTVPSGLASIYNATTPIMTLLALAVLVPSERLSRRQVGGIVLGIVGVLVLVGPWDVLGDPEVLASVPGQVALLGMTASYGIGLAWLRRFGVGGGSDPTTVATVQLTLAAVLMLLVAPVVATGAVQLDWRIVGAMVALGAVGTGLAYAWNTRLVGAWGAGRASTVTYLTPVVGVALGVLVLGEPLRWNEPVGGLVVLAGIALASGLLGGRRRHPAAAAASGAGVAARR, encoded by the coding sequence GTGAACGCCCTCCTCTACGTCCTCGTCGCCCTGACCTGGGGCTCGAGCTTCTTCTTCGCGAAGATCGGTCTCGACGGTCTGGCACCCCAGCAGGTCGCCACCGTGCGGACCGTGCTCGGCGCCGTCACGCTCGTCGTGGTGCTGCTCGTCACCCGTCGCCGGTGGCCGCGGGAGCCGCGGGTGTGGGGGCACCTGCTCGTGGTGGCGGTGTTCCTCAACGCGGTGCCGTCGTCGCTCATGGCGTGGGCGGAGCAGACCGTCCCCTCCGGGCTCGCGAGCATCTACAACGCGACGACACCGATCATGACGCTGCTCGCCCTGGCCGTGCTCGTGCCGTCCGAACGGTTGAGCCGCCGGCAGGTCGGCGGGATCGTCCTGGGCATCGTCGGGGTCCTCGTGCTCGTCGGGCCGTGGGACGTCCTCGGCGACCCGGAGGTCCTGGCCAGCGTGCCGGGTCAGGTCGCCCTGCTCGGCATGACCGCCTCCTACGGCATCGGCCTCGCCTGGCTCCGCCGCTTCGGCGTCGGCGGCGGCTCCGACCCGACCACCGTCGCGACCGTGCAGCTCACGCTCGCCGCTGTGCTCATGCTGCTGGTCGCGCCCGTCGTCGCCACCGGTGCGGTGCAGCTGGACTGGAGGATCGTGGGCGCGATGGTCGCGCTCGGTGCGGTGGGCACGGGGCTGGCCTACGCGTGGAACACGCGACTGGTGGGTGCGTGGGGTGCCGGACGGGCCTCCACCGTCACCTACCTGACGCCGGTCGTCGGGGTCGCGCTCGGGGTCCTCGTGCTCGGCGAGCCGCTCCGGTGGAACGAGCCGGTGGGCGGCCTCGTCGTGCTCGCGGGGATCGCGCTGGCGTCCGGGCTGCTCGGCGGGCGGCGGCGACACCCGGCGGCTGCCGCGGCCAGTGGAGCAGGGGTGGCCGCGCGCCGCTGA
- a CDS encoding UbiA family prenyltransferase, producing MTPPRRPSTLRLLFASSHPGPTVTVTVLATVIATAVGHPVSVVVLVALAVVAGQLSIGLANDWIDADRDRAVGRSDKPVARGLIAVGTVRAAAVVTAAVAVVLSLFLGPVAAVAHVVLVAAGWAYDAGLKRSVWSVAPFVVAFGLLPVVAVAAGPDGRWPAAWAIATGAVFGVAIHCTNVLPDLVDDAATGVRGFPHRLGLHASGIVAFGSLVVAAVLVLVGQLGGDDPVQGVGAVLAVLGALVVVVLAVVGVRLVLTGPPTRTLFRLVIASSLVLVVELGFAGAALVA from the coding sequence GTGACCCCTCCCCGCAGGCCCTCGACCCTCCGCCTGCTGTTCGCGTCCTCGCACCCCGGGCCGACCGTGACCGTGACGGTCCTCGCCACCGTGATCGCCACCGCCGTCGGGCACCCGGTCAGTGTCGTCGTGCTCGTGGCGCTCGCCGTGGTCGCCGGACAGCTGTCCATCGGCCTCGCGAACGACTGGATCGACGCCGACCGTGACCGGGCCGTCGGTCGGAGCGACAAGCCGGTGGCGCGCGGGCTCATCGCCGTCGGGACGGTCCGGGCCGCGGCCGTCGTGACCGCCGCGGTCGCCGTCGTGCTCTCGCTGTTCCTCGGGCCGGTCGCCGCGGTCGCACACGTCGTCCTCGTCGCCGCGGGATGGGCCTACGACGCCGGCCTGAAGCGCAGCGTCTGGTCGGTCGCGCCCTTCGTCGTCGCGTTCGGGCTGCTGCCCGTCGTGGCCGTCGCCGCGGGGCCCGACGGGAGGTGGCCGGCGGCGTGGGCGATCGCGACCGGCGCGGTGTTCGGCGTCGCGATCCACTGCACCAACGTGCTGCCCGACCTGGTCGACGACGCGGCGACCGGTGTGCGGGGGTTCCCGCACCGGCTCGGACTGCACGCGTCCGGGATCGTGGCGTTCGGCTCGCTCGTCGTGGCGGCCGTCCTCGTGCTCGTCGGGCAGCTCGGCGGCGACGACCCCGTGCAGGGTGTCGGCGCCGTGCTCGCCGTGCTGGGGGCGCTCGTCGTGGTCGTGCTGGCGGTCGTCGGGGTGCGGCTCGTGCTCACCGGACCGCCGACCCGCACGCTGTTCCGGCTCGTGATCGCGTCGTCGCTCGTGCTGGTGGTCGAGCTCGGCTTCGCGGGCGCGGCCCTCGTCGCCTGA
- a CDS encoding VanZ family protein, protein MGDAVPVLPVVVPLGIVVFVALVSVLLARRRFSFPRAAVAAAVAVYAAGVVANTVFPVFLHRVGGADSGTLPLVLVPFVDYEVGDAVTNVLVFLPIGVLVPLLLARPTWWRVLATAAGISLVIELTQLVTARVAGGGHVADVDDWLWNVVGAGVGFALYTLLVRLPGTDALVERFRWTPRAAVPRAR, encoded by the coding sequence GTGGGCGATGCGGTCCCGGTGCTGCCGGTGGTGGTGCCACTCGGCATCGTGGTGTTCGTGGCGCTGGTGTCGGTCCTGCTCGCCAGGCGCCGCTTCTCGTTCCCGCGTGCAGCCGTGGCCGCCGCCGTCGCGGTGTACGCGGCCGGTGTCGTGGCGAACACGGTGTTCCCGGTCTTCCTCCACCGGGTCGGCGGTGCGGACTCGGGCACACTGCCGCTCGTCCTCGTGCCGTTCGTGGACTACGAGGTCGGCGACGCGGTGACGAACGTGCTGGTCTTCCTGCCGATCGGCGTGCTCGTGCCGCTCCTGCTCGCCCGTCCGACGTGGTGGCGCGTGCTGGCGACCGCCGCCGGGATCAGCCTCGTCATCGAGCTCACCCAGCTCGTCACCGCCCGCGTCGCCGGGGGCGGACACGTCGCGGACGTGGACGACTGGCTGTGGAACGTCGTCGGCGCAGGCGTGGGGTTCGCGCTGTACACGCTGCTGGTGCGGCTGCCCGGCACCGACGCCCTGGTCGAGCGGTTCCGCTGGACGCCACGAGCGGCGGTTCCGCGCGCGCGGTGA